Proteins from one Desulfonema limicola genomic window:
- the truA gene encoding tRNA pseudouridine(38-40) synthase TruA — translation MKNFKLTIEYDGTAYHGWQIQKKARTIQQEIQQALELMTRQKIVLNGSGRTDAGVHAMAQTANFKCTTDLSAHVFQKGLNSLLDDDIVILDCQEVPENFHARFDAKAKTYKYRILNRDLPSAIDRNYVWFIRSPLNIENMNQAAKHIIGTHDFKSFEGTGSPRIHTIRSITKAEFTIQDNGFLSFHIQGNGFLRYMVRNIVGTLADAGLEKISPDEFRQVLLSKNRNNAGITAPAQGLFLMCVDYES, via the coding sequence GTGAAAAATTTCAAACTTACCATAGAATATGACGGAACTGCATACCACGGCTGGCAGATCCAGAAAAAAGCAAGAACAATACAGCAGGAGATTCAGCAAGCCCTGGAACTCATGACCAGGCAGAAAATCGTGTTAAACGGTTCTGGAAGAACAGATGCCGGGGTTCATGCAATGGCACAAACAGCAAACTTTAAATGCACCACTGATCTCAGTGCCCATGTTTTCCAAAAAGGATTAAACAGCCTGTTAGATGATGATATTGTAATCCTAGACTGCCAGGAGGTGCCTGAAAACTTTCATGCCCGCTTTGATGCAAAAGCCAAGACATATAAATACCGGATACTTAATCGTGATCTGCCGTCTGCCATTGACCGTAATTATGTATGGTTTATAAGGTCTCCTTTGAATATTGAGAATATGAATCAGGCTGCAAAACATATTATCGGCACCCATGATTTCAAATCTTTTGAAGGAACAGGAAGTCCGAGGATACACACAATCCGTTCTATTACAAAAGCTGAATTTACAATTCAGGATAACGGCTTTTTAAGTTTTCATATCCAGGGAAACGGTTTTCTGCGCTATATGGTAAGAAATATTGTGGGTACCCTTGCAGATGCAGGCTTGGAAAAGATCAGTCCTGATGAATTCAGGCAGGTACTTTTATCAAAAAACAGGAATAATGCAGGAATAACAGCCCCGGCCCAGGGGCTTTTTTTGATGTGTGTGGATTATGAGTCTTAA
- a CDS encoding DUF1016 N-terminal domain-containing protein yields MNFNNLLTTITDIQNFLQYQAIRSVNQVLTIRNWLIGFYITEYEQNGEDRAEYGKQLLKHLSAKLISMKIKGMSYRNLRLFRQFYQTYPQIWQSVNAKFDFNDNLLNNLPMSQLQKKYNNVSYSPSPELTYRTFF; encoded by the coding sequence ATGAATTTTAATAACTTATTGACAACTATTACAGACATACAAAATTTCCTGCAATATCAAGCTATAAGAAGCGTGAATCAAGTACTGACAATTCGTAATTGGCTTATTGGCTTTTACATTACTGAATACGAACAAAATGGTGAAGATCGGGCAGAATATGGTAAACAATTATTAAAACATTTATCAGCAAAACTAATATCTATGAAAATCAAAGGGATGTCATACCGGAATTTAAGATTATTCCGCCAGTTTTATCAAACCTATCCCCAGATTTGGCAGTCAGTGAATGCCAAATTTGATTTTAATGATAACCTGCTGAATAATTTACCAATGAGCCAATTACAAAAAAAATATAACAATGTTTCTTACAGTCCATCACCGGAACTAACGTACCGGACTTTCTTCTGA
- a CDS encoding pseudouridine synthase yields MNENNLMRLQKFLSSAGVCSRRKGEEYIKNGRIKVNGRIITQPGTKVDPDIDQVEIDSRQVCLEENIVYIAMNKPLGYVTTCEQPGDKIIMDIIDIPERVYPAGRLDKDSTGLLLLTNDGSLHHRLLHPSFDHEKEYEVTVGRPISEGALRKLGKGMPLMGTKTRTAQIRRLSSNRFRIVLKEGKNRQIRRMVRKVGEHVAALKRIRIANIRLGSLDEGKWRYLTEKEKKELLNNQQ; encoded by the coding sequence ATGAATGAAAACAATTTAATGCGTTTGCAGAAATTTCTTTCATCTGCCGGGGTCTGTTCCCGCAGAAAAGGTGAGGAATATATTAAAAACGGGCGCATAAAGGTTAATGGCAGGATAATAACCCAGCCTGGAACAAAGGTTGACCCTGATATTGACCAGGTTGAAATTGACAGCAGGCAGGTCTGTCTTGAAGAAAACATAGTTTATATTGCCATGAACAAACCACTGGGATATGTTACAACCTGTGAACAGCCGGGCGATAAAATTATAATGGATATTATTGATATTCCTGAAAGAGTCTATCCAGCAGGCAGACTGGATAAAGATTCAACAGGCCTCCTTCTTTTAACCAATGACGGCAGCCTTCATCACAGGCTTTTGCATCCATCCTTTGACCATGAAAAAGAATATGAGGTAACAGTGGGCCGGCCTATTTCTGAAGGTGCTTTGCGGAAACTGGGAAAAGGTATGCCCCTTATGGGAACCAAAACCCGTACAGCACAGATCAGGCGGCTTTCCTCTAACCGGTTCAGGATTGTTTTAAAAGAGGGAAAAAACAGGCAGATCAGGCGTATGGTCAGAAAAGTAGGGGAACATGTCGCTGCACTTAAACGCATCAGGATAGCCAATATCAGGTTAGGCAGCCTGGATGAAGGCAAATGGCGTTATCTGACAGAAAAGGAAAAAAAGGAACTGCTGAATAATCAGCAGTAA
- a CDS encoding PDDEXK nuclease domain-containing protein produces the protein MTENDNPPVGLILCTDKNDTKVKYATGGLENQLFVSKYLTVLPSEQELEQFVRADRERIETNFKNM, from the coding sequence ATGACTGAAAATGATAACCCACCGGTAGGTCTTATTTTATGTACTGATAAAAATGACACCAAAGTCAAATATGCCACAGGCGGGTTAGAAAATCAGCTTTTTGTTTCCAAATATCTTACTGTACTGCCATCAGAACAGGAACTGGAACAATTTGTCAGGGCAGACAGGGAAAGAATTGAAACAAATTTTAAAAATATGTAA
- a CDS encoding helicase-related protein yields MAVHTSTVEPLPHQITAVYDAMIPKQPLRFLLADDPGSGKTIMAGLLIRELMVRGDLKRCLIVAPGNLVEQWQDELDQKFGVSFEIFSREMVESTRSGNPFEERNQLIARIDQLARADDLIAKLKTTDWDLIIVDEAHKMSASWFGRKLNRTKRYQLGEELGKITRHLLLMTATPHNGKEEDFQSFLSLLDSDRFYGKFRDGTHQVDTSDIMRRMVKEDLLKFDATPLFPERRAYTVNYKLSDLEAALYENVTKYVRNQMNQAEHLGGKRKGTVGFALTILQRRLASSPEAIYKSLIRRYNKLLQMLEDVKNNKRSLSEQGNLNAMTEEDFDDFLDDAPENEIDELEEQVMDQATAAQTINELEKEITCLEELVKQAKEVRQSEEDRKWIELSRLLQDSPEMQDRYGNLRKLIIFTEHKDTLQYLYERITGLLGREEAVVIIHGGVKREERRKVQEQFTQDKDVIILLATDAAGEGINLQRANLMVNYDLPWNPNRLEQRFGRIHRIGQTEVCHLWNLVAAETREGDVFQRLFDKLENERETLGGKVFDILGQVFQEHSLKKLLMEAIMYGDSPEVRAKLHQKVENVLDTEHLKDILSRNALAADHIDAGKVFAIREEMEKAEALKLQPFFIQSFFEEAFSRQAGQLKKREKGRFEISYVPESIRSKDRVIGYGKPVLRRYERICFDKQYVRIEGKPLADLIAPGHPLMDALIDLIQEQYRDLLKQGTVLIDRSDEGTEPFILYIIDHKIRDGGVDKHGQQRIVSQRMQFVLTDSKGNISQGGHAPYLDYEAAGPVEMTLIKPLFEQSWLKQNMDIPALEHAVKNLVPEHFNEVKSRRERMVDLTLQAVHERLTKEINFWSFRYEQLLSEFQAGKQPAIQPENARRRAEELTGRLQQRTRELEEKRDIVSNTPVIVGGALIIPQGFLDKKTGKSVPQWAVDPAARSRIEKLAMNAVMNAEKKLGFEPEDVAQKKYGWDVQSRTQNGELRFIEVKGRVKGADTVTVTKNEILASLNQPDKYVLAIVLIDGENVDGPYYLRQPFEQEPGFGVTSINFELKALLKKAELPN; encoded by the coding sequence ATGGCTGTTCATACTTCAACAGTGGAACCGCTTCCCCACCAGATTACAGCAGTTTATGATGCCATGATTCCCAAACAGCCTTTAAGATTTCTGCTTGCAGATGATCCAGGCTCAGGCAAGACAATTATGGCAGGGCTTTTAATCCGTGAATTAATGGTGCGGGGTGATCTGAAACGCTGCCTTATTGTTGCCCCGGGAAATCTTGTGGAGCAATGGCAGGATGAACTTGATCAGAAATTCGGGGTATCATTTGAAATTTTTTCCCGTGAAATGGTTGAATCAACCCGATCAGGAAATCCCTTTGAGGAAAGAAATCAGCTTATTGCCAGAATTGACCAGTTAGCCCGTGCCGATGATTTGATTGCAAAACTCAAAACCACGGACTGGGATCTGATTATTGTTGATGAAGCTCATAAAATGTCTGCTTCATGGTTTGGCCGTAAATTGAACAGAACCAAACGTTATCAGCTTGGAGAAGAACTCGGCAAAATTACCCGCCATCTGCTTCTAATGACAGCGACCCCGCATAATGGGAAGGAAGAAGATTTTCAAAGCTTTTTGTCTCTCCTGGACTCAGACCGCTTTTATGGAAAATTCAGGGATGGAACACATCAGGTTGATACTTCCGATATTATGAGGCGCATGGTTAAAGAAGACCTTTTAAAATTCGATGCAACCCCGCTTTTTCCTGAAAGACGGGCATATACGGTAAATTATAAATTATCTGATCTGGAAGCAGCCTTATATGAAAATGTTACAAAATATGTTCGCAATCAGATGAACCAGGCTGAACATCTTGGGGGAAAAAGAAAGGGAACGGTTGGTTTTGCCCTTACTATTCTGCAAAGACGGCTGGCTTCTTCACCGGAAGCCATTTATAAATCTTTAATTCGCCGTTACAATAAATTATTACAGATGCTTGAAGATGTAAAAAATAATAAGCGCAGTCTTTCTGAACAGGGTAATCTCAATGCAATGACAGAGGAAGATTTTGATGATTTTCTGGATGATGCACCTGAAAATGAAATTGATGAACTGGAAGAGCAGGTCATGGATCAGGCTACTGCTGCACAGACAATCAATGAACTTGAAAAGGAAATAACCTGTCTTGAAGAACTGGTAAAACAGGCAAAGGAAGTGCGCCAGTCAGAAGAAGACCGTAAATGGATTGAATTGTCAAGATTATTGCAGGACAGCCCTGAGATGCAGGACAGGTATGGAAATCTTCGCAAACTTATTATTTTTACCGAACATAAAGACACACTTCAGTATCTGTATGAAAGAATAACCGGTCTTCTTGGCAGAGAGGAGGCCGTTGTCATTATTCATGGAGGTGTAAAAAGGGAGGAAAGAAGAAAGGTTCAGGAACAATTCACCCAGGATAAGGATGTTATTATTCTTCTTGCAACAGATGCCGCAGGCGAGGGTATCAATCTCCAGCGTGCCAATTTAATGGTAAATTACGATCTTCCCTGGAATCCCAACCGTCTGGAACAGCGTTTTGGCCGTATTCATCGTATCGGTCAGACCGAAGTATGCCATTTGTGGAATCTGGTTGCTGCTGAAACAAGGGAAGGAGATGTTTTTCAGCGTTTGTTTGATAAACTGGAAAATGAACGGGAAACCCTGGGAGGCAAGGTATTTGATATTCTTGGGCAGGTCTTTCAGGAGCATTCCCTTAAAAAGCTGCTCATGGAAGCCATTATGTACGGCGACAGCCCTGAAGTAAGGGCAAAACTGCATCAAAAAGTTGAAAATGTTCTGGATACTGAACATCTCAAAGATATTCTCAGCCGTAATGCCCTGGCTGCGGACCATATTGATGCAGGCAAAGTGTTTGCCATAAGAGAAGAAATGGAAAAAGCGGAAGCATTGAAATTGCAGCCTTTTTTTATCCAGTCTTTTTTTGAAGAGGCTTTTTCCAGGCAGGCTGGACAGTTGAAAAAGCGTGAAAAGGGAAGGTTTGAAATTTCCTATGTGCCTGAATCCATACGTTCAAAGGACAGGGTGATCGGTTATGGCAAACCAGTGTTAAGGCGGTATGAACGGATTTGTTTTGATAAGCAGTATGTGAGGATTGAAGGAAAACCCTTAGCTGATCTGATTGCGCCCGGTCATCCTCTGATGGATGCCCTTATTGATCTTATTCAGGAGCAGTACCGTGATCTGCTGAAACAGGGCACTGTTCTGATTGACCGTTCTGATGAAGGAACCGAACCCTTTATCCTGTATATTATTGATCATAAAATACGGGATGGCGGTGTTGATAAACACGGTCAGCAGCGCATTGTTTCACAGCGTATGCAGTTTGTGCTTACAGATTCAAAAGGCAATATTTCACAGGGCGGACATGCGCCATATCTGGATTATGAAGCAGCAGGCCCCGTGGAAATGACACTTATCAAACCGCTGTTTGAGCAATCCTGGTTAAAGCAGAATATGGATATACCAGCTTTGGAACATGCGGTAAAAAATCTGGTTCCCGAACATTTTAATGAAGTTAAATCAAGGCGTGAGCGCATGGTTGATTTAACCCTTCAAGCTGTTCATGAGCGTCTGACAAAGGAAATCAATTTCTGGAGCTTTCGGTATGAACAATTATTGTCAGAATTTCAGGCAGGAAAGCAGCCCGCTATTCAGCCTGAAAATGCAAGGCGCCGTGCAGAAGAATTAACAGGCAGGCTTCAGCAGCGCACCAGGGAACTTGAGGAAAAACGGGATATTGTTTCAAATACTCCTGTTATTGTGGGCGGTGCTTTAATCATACCACAGGGATTTCTTGATAAGAAAACAGGAAAATCCGTTCCACAGTGGGCAGTTGATCCGGCTGCACGCTCAAGAATTGAGAAGCTTGCCATGAATGCGGTAATGAATGCAGAAAAAAAGCTTGGGTTTGAACCGGAGGATGTGGCCCAGAAAAAATACGGGTGGGATGTTCAATCACGGACTCAAAACGGCGAACTCAGGTTTATTGAGGTAAAAGGACGGGTTAAAGGTGCAGATACGGTTACAGTTACTAAAAATGAAATTCTTGCAAGTCTGAATCAGCCTGATAAATATGTTCTTGCCATTGTGTTAATTGACGGGGAAAATGTTGACGGTCCTTATTATCTGCGTCAGCCTTTTGAGCAGGAACCGGGGTTTGGTGTTACAAGTATTAATTTTGAGTTGAAAGCATTGCTGAAAAAGGCTGAACTGCCTAATTGA
- the argJ gene encoding bifunctional glutamate N-acetyltransferase/amino-acid acetyltransferase ArgJ, with protein sequence MEKNICKGFKAAGVVSGLKKKKAKDLGLIWSEVPANAAGVFTRNLVQAAPVILDRERLKSGRCQAVIVNSGNANCCTGKQGMEDAAAMIRFAAAALNIPESLVCAASTGVIGQPMPIHKIETAMPDLAASLSSEGLDDFARAIMTTDLVPKVLTLKGETGGRTFSITAAAKGSGMIRPDMATMLCFVCTDLEVPVDILQKTLVNSTNFSFNRITVDGDTSTNDTVLIMANGMSGAVIKTEQDRALFQAMLDEILMGMAKMMVKDGEGATKLVEIEVKGALSDNDARAVADTIAHSSLVKTALFGEDANWGRIVAAAGRAGVYADPEKIDIYFNNIMMCKNSMTCGDKAEAEAAKVLKTPEFTITIDLNSGKGKASVFTCDFSIDYVKINADYRS encoded by the coding sequence ATGGAAAAAAATATCTGTAAAGGATTTAAAGCAGCAGGGGTTGTGTCTGGTCTTAAAAAGAAAAAAGCAAAGGATCTTGGGTTAATATGGTCTGAGGTACCGGCAAATGCTGCCGGTGTTTTTACCCGCAACCTGGTACAGGCCGCACCGGTAATTCTTGATCGTGAACGTCTTAAATCAGGCCGGTGTCAGGCTGTTATTGTAAACAGCGGCAATGCCAACTGCTGTACAGGTAAACAGGGTATGGAAGATGCTGCTGCCATGATCCGTTTTGCTGCTGCTGCTCTCAATATTCCTGAATCCCTGGTATGTGCAGCTTCCACAGGGGTAATCGGCCAGCCCATGCCCATACATAAGATTGAAACAGCAATGCCTGATCTGGCTGCATCTTTGAGCAGTGAAGGCCTGGATGATTTTGCCAGGGCAATAATGACAACTGATCTTGTTCCAAAAGTACTCACACTTAAAGGAGAAACAGGAGGCAGGACTTTTTCCATTACTGCTGCTGCCAAAGGTTCGGGCATGATTCGGCCTGATATGGCTACCATGCTTTGTTTTGTATGCACTGATCTTGAGGTTCCAGTAGATATTCTTCAAAAAACCCTGGTAAACTCAACCAATTTTTCCTTTAACCGGATTACAGTTGACGGTGATACAAGCACCAATGATACGGTTTTGATTATGGCTAACGGCATGTCAGGTGCAGTTATTAAAACAGAACAGGATAGAGCATTATTTCAGGCAATGCTTGATGAAATTCTTATGGGAATGGCTAAAATGATGGTCAAAGACGGTGAAGGTGCAACCAAGCTGGTGGAAATAGAGGTTAAGGGTGCTTTATCAGATAATGATGCCAGGGCAGTTGCAGATACAATAGCTCATTCCAGCCTTGTGAAAACAGCATTGTTTGGTGAAGATGCCAACTGGGGCAGGATTGTTGCAGCAGCAGGCAGGGCAGGTGTTTATGCAGATCCTGAGAAAATAGATATTTATTTTAATAATATAATGATGTGTAAAAACAGTATGACCTGTGGTGATAAAGCAGAAGCCGAAGCTGCAAAGGTTCTTAAAACACCTGAATTTACCATAACCATTGATCTTAACTCGGGAAAAGGAAAAGCATCTGTATTTACCTGCGATTTTTCCATTGATTATGTAAAGATCAATGCTGATTACCGGTCATAA
- a CDS encoding HigA family addiction module antitoxin, protein MRKMIRHPIHPGNILKQDYLLPLSLTIKDMAANLGVSTKTLSRIINEKGSVTPDMALRLSRAFDTTPDLWLNLQKNYDLWQAETISQEWKKVKPFPQHILDSPSLNSEQIV, encoded by the coding sequence ATGCGAAAAATGATAAGACACCCGATACATCCGGGCAATATATTAAAACAAGACTATCTTCTGCCTTTATCCCTTACGATCAAAGATATGGCTGCAAATCTTGGTGTTTCAACGAAAACATTATCCAGAATCATCAATGAAAAAGGTTCTGTAACACCGGATATGGCTTTGCGTTTATCCCGCGCTTTTGACACAACTCCTGATTTATGGCTTAATTTGCAGAAGAACTATGATTTATGGCAGGCAGAAACAATATCTCAGGAATGGAAAAAGGTGAAGCCGTTCCCGCAGCATATACTTGACAGTCCGTCTTTAAACAGCGAACAAATCGTTTGA
- a CDS encoding AEC family transporter, producing MILVLNGLFPVFALLVLGNVLKHLNLTNEVFLKASDKLIYYIFFPIMLFWKIGGAKTDAGIDWNFCTASICAVLTLYILSSIYIKLAVGDYEAGSFSQSCYRFNTYIGMAVIINVLGEEGVRHFGIMIGFTIPIINMLAVSTLIWYSGADYNFKQRLKLTCKSIISNPLILACFAGIIWSSSINFFPVFIDNAFKLASYATLPLALLSIGGALSLQNMKGYFKIAFAAAIFKLLIFPLTGYFFLRLFNVTGIPFKTGMIFFTLPASTAIYVLSSQLNSNTEMASASIVLSTILSFISISIILMLL from the coding sequence ATGATACTGGTACTTAACGGTCTTTTCCCGGTCTTTGCCCTTCTTGTTCTGGGCAATGTTTTAAAACATTTAAACCTGACAAATGAAGTATTTTTAAAAGCATCAGATAAACTGATTTATTATATCTTTTTCCCGATCATGCTTTTCTGGAAAATAGGGGGGGCAAAAACTGATGCAGGTATTGACTGGAATTTCTGCACAGCTTCCATATGTGCAGTATTAACACTTTATATATTAAGCAGCATATATATAAAACTGGCTGTTGGAGATTATGAAGCAGGTTCCTTTTCCCAGAGCTGTTACAGGTTTAATACTTATATTGGCATGGCAGTTATAATAAATGTGCTGGGAGAAGAAGGTGTACGCCATTTTGGGATTATGATTGGATTTACAATCCCCATTATAAACATGCTGGCTGTATCAACCCTTATATGGTATTCAGGAGCTGATTATAATTTTAAACAAAGATTAAAACTTACATGCAAAAGCATTATATCAAACCCTCTTATCCTTGCCTGTTTTGCAGGTATTATCTGGTCAAGCTCTATAAACTTTTTTCCTGTATTTATTGACAATGCTTTCAAGCTTGCTTCTTATGCGACCCTGCCCCTTGCACTGCTTTCCATTGGCGGTGCCCTGTCTTTGCAGAATATGAAAGGATATTTTAAAATTGCTTTTGCAGCAGCCATATTTAAACTGCTCATATTTCCGCTGACAGGTTATTTTTTTTTAAGATTGTTTAATGTAACAGGCATACCTTTTAAAACAGGCATGATATTTTTTACCCTGCCTGCTTCAACAGCAATTTATGTGCTTTCTTCACAATTAAACAGTAATACGGAAATGGCTTCAGCATCTATTGTGCTTTCAACAATACTCTCATTTATATCTATTTCAATTATTCTTATGCTGCTGTGA
- a CDS encoding type II toxin-antitoxin system RelE/ParE family toxin has product MIKSFKHKGLEDFFYTGSKRGIKPEHANKLERILDRLNAASDIKDMNYPGSFLHQLTGDKKGFYSVRVSGNWRIFFKFIDGDAYIVNYDDYH; this is encoded by the coding sequence ATGATAAAATCATTTAAGCATAAAGGTTTGGAGGATTTTTTTTATACAGGCAGCAAGAGAGGTATTAAGCCTGAACATGCAAATAAGCTTGAACGAATCCTTGACAGGCTTAATGCTGCAAGTGATATAAAAGATATGAATTATCCTGGTTCATTCCTCCATCAGTTGACTGGTGATAAAAAAGGTTTTTATTCAGTAAGAGTATCCGGCAACTGGCGTATATTCTTTAAATTTATTGATGGTGATGCTTATATTGTCAATTACGATGATTACCATTAG
- a CDS encoding HNH endonuclease, with product MTYISAELRQFIRKRAGKRCEYCLIPDEISFAAFEIDHIIAVKHGGITEESNLALSCSLCNKHKGSDIASLDKDTGKIVGLFHPRKDKWVEHFQLIGSRIIPLTPVGKVTIQLLQLNSLNRMEERKLLIDAGFFKGYSS from the coding sequence ATGACCTATATTTCTGCTGAACTTCGTCAATTTATAAGAAAAAGGGCTGGAAAACGCTGTGAATACTGCCTTATTCCTGATGAAATTTCTTTTGCTGCTTTTGAAATAGACCATATTATTGCTGTAAAACACGGAGGAATAACCGAAGAAAGCAATCTGGCTTTATCATGTTCTCTGTGTAATAAACATAAAGGAAGCGATATTGCATCTTTGGATAAAGATACAGGAAAAATTGTTGGATTATTTCATCCACGCAAAGACAAATGGGTGGAACATTTTCAGTTAATCGGCTCCCGGATTATTCCATTAACTCCTGTTGGAAAAGTTACCATTCAACTCCTCCAGTTAAATTCTTTGAACCGTATGGAAGAAAGAAAACTGCTTATAGATGCAGGGTTTTTTAAAGGTTATTCATCATGA